GTTCGACACGCCCGCCGTCTTCGTCTGCAACAACAACGGGTGGGCGATCTCGATCCCCAGGGAGCGCCAGACGGCGAGCGAGACGCTCGCGGTGAAGGCGAGCGCCTACGGCTTCGAGGGCGTGCAGGTGGATGGCATGGACCCGCTGGCGATGTACGCGGTGACGCGCGCCGCCCGCGAGAAGGCGCTCGATCCCGCCGAGGGCGAGGCCCGCCCGACGCTGATCGAGGCGGTCCAGTACCGCTACGGCGCGCACACGACCGCCGACGATCCATCGAACTACCGCGACGACGAGGAGGTCGAGCGGTGGAGAGAGCGCGACCCGATCGACCGGTTCGAGGCGTACCTCCGAAGCGAAGGAGTGCTCGACGACGGACGGATCGAGGAGATCGAAGGGGGGATCGAGGAGTCGATCACGGGACTCGTCGACCGGGCCGAGGAGTTCGTGAGCGACCCGGCCGAGATGTTCGAACACGCCTTCGAGGAGCCGACCCCGCGCCTCGCGGAGCAACGCGAGTACCTCCAGGGGCTGCGCGAGCGGTACGGCGACGAGGCGCTACTGGCCGACGAGTAGCGGCATCACGTCCGTTAGTCGTCCGCGATCGCCTCGACGGCCTCGCGAACCTCGTCGACGAGCAGGGCGAAATCCGGGTTCTCGCCCGATCGAACCCACCGGTAGACGACCGTTCCCTCGGAATCGAGGACGAACACCGCACGCTCGGCGACGGACATCACGTCGTAGAAGCCCTCGAGGACGACGTCGTATCTCCGGATTGCCTCGTGCTCGAAGTCACTCAGTAACGGAAAGGTGAGCCCCTCCTGGCGGATGAACTCGTTCTGGGCGAACGGGAGGTCGGTGCTGATCCCGTAGACGCTCGCGTCGACCGCATCGAAGGCGCTCAGGGAATCGCGAAAGGTACAGAGCTCCTCGGTACAGCCGCTCGTGAACGCCGCCGGGAAGAAGGCGAGGACCACCGGGCCCTCTCCCAAATGCTCCGAGAGGGTGAACTCGCCGACGTCGTTGTACGCCTCTCCGCCGGCGATCGGGACCGTGAAATCGGGGGCTGGCTGGCCTTCCTCGACCATGGTACTCCATCCGCGAGTCGGCTCTTAGGGTTGGCGGTGGCGACGGATCGAGACGGGGGTCCGAACGCTTAAGCGACGAGCGAGTCATTCCGTGCCATGAAATTCGGCGTCTACGTCAATCCCCAGACGGCCGCGAGCGAGACTGGTCGGGAGCTCCGCGAGGGGATGATCCGGATCGCGAAGACGGCCGAGGCGGCCGGGTTCGACCAGGTGATGGCGGGCCAGCACTACCTCTCGGATTTCACGCAGCTACAGCTCCTGCCCTTCCTCGGGCGCCTCACCGGCGAACTCGAGGGGATGGAGATCGCGACCGGGATCGTCCTCCTGCCCTTCTACCACCCCGTCGAGATCGCAGAGCAGGTGGCGACCATCGACGCGCTCCACGACGGCCCGACGGCGTTCGGCGTCGGCGCGGGCTACCGCGACGCCGAGTTCGAGGCGTTCGGGATCCCGAAGGCCGAACGCGTCCCCCGCCTGATCGAGGGCCTGAAACTCGCTCGACGGCTGCTGACCGAGGAAAACGTCACCCACGACGGGGAGTTCTACGCCGTCGAGGACGCCGCGATCCCGAT
The nucleotide sequence above comes from Halalkalicoccus sp. NIPERK01. Encoded proteins:
- the pdhA gene encoding pyruvate dehydrogenase (acetyl-transferring) E1 component subunit alpha, whose protein sequence is MARTLFDRKPDDRIEVLAPDGSVLAPGLVPDLGSDWLAAMYRDMRFCRRFDERMISLQRQGRLGTYSSLAGQEGSQIGSTYALADDDVISYQYREHGALVARGMPWEYLLYWMGHEAGNAALADLDVFPLNITIGDHLPHAVGWAWAAKLAGDDRATVAHFGDGATSEGDFHEALNFAGVFDTPAVFVCNNNGWAISIPRERQTASETLAVKASAYGFEGVQVDGMDPLAMYAVTRAAREKALDPAEGEARPTLIEAVQYRYGAHTTADDPSNYRDDEEVERWRERDPIDRFEAYLRSEGVLDDGRIEEIEGGIEESITGLVDRAEEFVSDPAEMFEHAFEEPTPRLAEQREYLQGLRERYGDEALLADE
- a CDS encoding redoxin domain-containing protein, which gives rise to MVEEGQPAPDFTVPIAGGEAYNDVGEFTLSEHLGEGPVVLAFFPAAFTSGCTEELCTFRDSLSAFDAVDASVYGISTDLPFAQNEFIRQEGLTFPLLSDFEHEAIRRYDVVLEGFYDVMSVAERAVFVLDSEGTVVYRWVRSGENPDFALLVDEVREAVEAIADD